ATTAGGAAAcgatttgaattattataacacaaaaattattaactcAAATCATTGCCCGAAGCTTGTACCAATAGCTTGTAATAATCTATTTCGTGCAACTTCTTTTTTAGAAGTCAAGccaaatttcaataattgcAACAATAACTCAAGttttttgagaaaaaattcaagtttCATATCAGAGAATTATAGAAACAACGGTATAAAATCGAATGTCAATGTGTCTTgtattcaagaaaaaaattacagTTCAAGTAATCTAACTAATAGtcaacaaaaaattatttattcagcaaatcaagaaaattCTTCGATATTGTTGAATAGcaaatcaaaaaatctaaaaatgCCAAATTATTTCAGTTCTAAACTCTTTATAAGAAATCTTCCAAAAgtttcaattaataatttaagttCAAAGCCAATTTACCAAATAGATGGTCTTGAATCCAGTGATAATGGAATGGAAGTAAACTTGACGAGTATAAAGATGTTTTCAATACTTGGATTTGGGTCAACCAGTTTAGTTTATTCAGCAGTTTGGAGAGGGACTGAAGTTGCCGTAAAAATATTGGGTAACTATGcaaaaagtattaaatcATCCGATTGTAATCACTTAAATCtaagtattaataaagcAATTAAACACATGGAAATTACCAAAAAGGATTGCCAACGTTACTTAGAATTTAGAAATGAGATTAGAATCATGAATCTGTTACGTCATCCAAATATTGTACAGTATATGGGAGGCAATATTAGTTCAAATCCGCCATTTTTGATATGTGAATTTTGCTCTGGAGGCACTCTTTTTAACTTATTACATGGAGACTCAAAAAAATGTTTAGGATCGAACagtttttctttttctggACCATCTGTTAACTTATCTTTGTAccaaagaataaaaattctgCAGGATATTGCTCGAGGGATTCATTTTTTGCACTCAGCAAATCCACCAATAATTCACAGGGATATTAAGTCactaaatattttcttatcATTGCCAATTAAATCTAATGCTGACGTCCCAATTGCTAAAGTTGGAGATTTTGGCCTCTGTCAGCAATTATTCTCAGACAAAGGTTTTATAAATGGATCTGGAAATTTGGTTGGTACATACCAATGGATGGCACCTGAGGTGTTAACAAGCCAAATCTACAACGAACATATAGATGTATATAGCTTTGGAATGATCATGTATGAAGTTCTCTCAAACAGGACACCTTTTTTCGAATTAGGAGTTGATGTAAACCCAGAAATATTGGCTGATGAAATCATCAAAGGTATTAGACCTACATTAAAGTATATAGTTAACGATGTACCTATCGAAATAAAAAACATAATGATTCGATGCTGGGACCCGCAACCTTCCAAGAGAGGGACGATGcttgtaataattaatgaattacaGCATTTTATGGAAAAAATAGGGAATTAACTACGAGGAAAACTAATAAACTCGAGTTAACATTGGTTGGTTTAAAGAGTTAAAATGAAActattttttctaatttccTACTTAGATTAAGAATTGCTTGTTTATTCGTAGAAATGACATTTTCATTCAAACATTTAGATTTTAGAATAACTAGTATATGGTCATTggaattataattaaaatttatatctTTGAATTCGGTTTGAACAAAAATCACCACCTCATCTGCTTTGAGAGGGTTAAAAGTACACAAATAACAGCTGATATAAAGCGTGTTGTAAAGCGTAGGGGGTgttgaatttaaagaacCAATATTCAAATGCTGCATAATCTCCAATATTGATTTAGATGAAAAACATTCAACCACTTTATTGACCTGTATAGTCGcttttttatctttatcGCTTGTTAAAGCCATTTCCAAACTATTAGTTGTGGGTTCAATAATTGGTGTTTGGTACGAAATGTTGACTAAGTCTTTGCTTTCTGTAGGATAAATATACTGTAATATACGAGCTTCTGCTTCAGTGTGTTTTTGCGCCTTTGTAAAGTCTAATTTTCTAGAAAAACAATGCGACTCCATAACATTAGGACACCATGTGTTCTCACGCCACTTAACAAGCTTAACTTC
This is a stretch of genomic DNA from Cryptosporidium parvum Iowa II chromosome 3, whole genome shotgun sequence. It encodes these proteins:
- a CDS encoding protein Roco7 encodes the protein MQQIPTILKNSKSWSNSTQRSEYNKHSNNWVDFNLNVEKLNNCSNSNFIYKFLNTDLSRNYHGNLNHAGSERYRTKNEGVIQNSLIKENKVSRQKLVNSRPVEIECKTLLPNLFSVNGQKHIPFDINLNRFDTFETESKNSHKSKPQIINRKLGNDLNYYNTKIINSNHCPKLVPIACNNLFRATSFLEVKPNFNNCNNNSSFLRKNSSFISENYRNNGIKSNVNVSCIQEKNYSSSNLTNSQQKIIYSANQENSSILLNSKSKNLKMPNYFSSKLFIRNLPKVSINNLSSKPIYQIDGLESSDNGMEVNLTSIKMFSILGFGSTSLVYSAVWRGTEVAVKILGNYAKSIKSSDCNHLNLSINKAIKHMEITKKDCQRYLEFRNEIRIMNLLRHPNIVQYMGGNISSNPPFLICEFCSGGTLFNLLHGDSKKCLGSNSFSFSGPSVNLSLYQRIKILQDIARGIHFLHSANPPIIHRDIKSLNIFLSLPIKSNADVPIAKVGDFGLCQQLFSDKGFINGSGNLVGTYQWMAPEVLTSQIYNEHIDVYSFGMIMYEVLSNRTPFFELGVDVNPEILADEIIKGIRPTLKYIVNDVPIEIKNIMIRCWDPQPSKRGTMLVIINELQHFMEKIGN